The proteins below come from a single Eucalyptus grandis isolate ANBG69807.140 chromosome 3, ASM1654582v1, whole genome shotgun sequence genomic window:
- the LOC104436623 gene encoding strigolactone esterase D14 produces MAMLEKGLSTPLNAKLTGSGTETVVLAHGFGGDQTVWDKILPHLSQHFRVLTFDWGFSGAVNEQEGLFDPVKHSSYEGFACDLISLLDELDLKSTVFVGHSMSGIIGCVASVKRPDLFKRLILLDASPRYLNTDGYEGGFGTAQIDQILSSIESDYHGWAANFASLGVGPGDSLSVEVLTKSLRRMRPDVALPLARIVFLSDHREILGRVTTPCTIIQTTNDPAAPNSVAHYMRDKIQGRTTVEMIDAYGHYPQLTAHLQLLDVLGGILGFECD; encoded by the exons ATGGCGATGCTAGAGAAGGGCCTCTCGACCCCTCTGAACGCGAAGCTCACTGGCTCCGGCACCGAGACAGTCGTTCTCGCTCACGGTTTCGGAGGAGACCAGACCGTGTGGGACAAGATCCTCCCTCACTTGTCTCAGCATTTCAGGGTCCTCACCTTCGACTGGGGCTTCTCGGGAGCTGTCAATGAGCAAGAAGGTCTGTTCGACCCTGTGAAGCACTCGTCCTATGAAGGTTTCGCCTGTGATCTGATCTCTCTTCTCGATGAGCTCGACCTCAAGTCCACAGTCTTCGTCGGCCACTCCATGTCCGGCATAATCGGTTGCGTTGCCTCTGTGAAGAGGCCTGACCTCTTCAAGCGCCTCATACTCCTGGATGCTTCTCCTAG GTACTTAAACACGGACGGCTACGAGGGCGGATTTGGGACCGCGCAGATTGATCAAATCCTATCGAGCATAGAGTCCGATTACCACGGATGGGCAGCCAACTTTGCTTCTCTGGGGGTGGGTCCGGGCGACTCCCTCTCGGTCGAGGTGCTCACCAAGAGCTTGAGAAGGATGAGGCCTGATGTCGCGCTTCCCTTAGCCAGGATAGTTTTCCTATCCGACCACAGAGAGATCCTCGGGAGAGTGACGACCCCGTGCACTATAATTCAGACCACGAACGACCCCGCGGCGCCGAACTCGGTTGCCCATTACATGCGCGACAAAATCCAGGGGAGAACGACGGTCGAGATGATCGACGCGTATGGCCATTACCCTCAGCTCACCGCACATCTGCAGCTTCTCGATGTGTTGGGTGGAATCTTGGGTTTTGAGTGTGATTAG
- the LOC104436622 gene encoding strigolactone esterase D14: MVMLDKGLSIPLNAKLTGSGTETVVLAHGFGADQTMWDKILPVLSQHFRVLVFDWGFSGAVKEQEGLFDPVKHSSYEGFACDLISLLDELDLKSTVFVGHSMSGMIGCIASVKRPDLFERLILLGASPRYLNTDGYEGGFGTAQIDQILLSIESDYNEWAPNFASLVVHPHDALSVEMFTGCLRRMRPEVALSLARTVFLSDHREVLGRVTTPCTIIQTTNDVIVPNSVAHYMRDKIQGKSTVEMIEADGHFPQLTAHLQLLDVLGGILGFEYD; the protein is encoded by the exons ATGGTGATGCTAGATAAGGGCCTCTCGATCCCCCTGAACGCGAAGCTCACCGGCTCGGGCACCGAGACGGTGGTTCTTGCTCACGGTTTCGGAGCAGACCAGACCATGTGGGACAAGATCCTCCCCGTCTTGTCCCAGCATTTCAGGGTCCTCGTCTTTGACTGGGGCTTCTCGGGAGCTGTCAAGGAGCAAGAAGGTCTGTTCGACCCTGTGAAGCACTCGTCCTACGAAGGTTTCGCCTGTGATCTGATCTCTCTCCTCGATGAACTCGACCTCAAGTCCACAGTCTTCGTCGGCCACTCCATGTCCGGCATGATTGGTTGCATTGCCTCTGTGAAGAGGCCTGACCTCTTCGAGCGCCTCATACTCCTTGGTGCTTCTCCTAG GTACTTAAACACGGACGGCTATGAAGGCGGATTTGGGACCGCTCAGATTGATCAGATCCTATTGAGCATAGAGTCTGACTACAATGAATGGGCACCCAACTTTGCTTCTCTAGTGGTGCATCCGCATGATGCCCTCTCGGTGGAGATGTTCACCGGGTGCTTGAGAAGGATGAGGCCTGAAGTCGCGCTTTCCTTAGCCAGGACGGTTTTCTTGTCTGACCATAGAGAGGTCCTCGGGAGAGTGACGACCCCGTGCACTATAATTCAGACCACCAACGACGTCATTGTGCCGAACTCGGTAGCCCACTACATGCGTGACAAAATTCAAGGGAAATCAACGGTCGAGATGATCGAAGCCGATGGCCATTTCCCTCAGCTCACCGCACATCTGCAGCTTCTCGATGTGTTGGGTGGAATCTTGGGTTTTGAGTATGATTAG